In a single window of the Elaeis guineensis isolate ETL-2024a chromosome 4, EG11, whole genome shotgun sequence genome:
- the LOC105034593 gene encoding tubulin beta-2 chain encodes MREILHIQGGQCGNQIGAKFWEVVCTEHGIDATGRYLGDSDLQLERVNVYYNEASCGRFVPRAVLMDLEPGTMDSVRSGPYGQIFRPDNFVFGQSGAGNNWAKGHYTEGAELIDSVLDVVRKEAENCDCLQGFQVCHSLGGGTGSGMGTLLISKIREEYPDRMMLTFSVFPSPKVSDTVVEPYNATLSVHQLVENADECMVLDNEALYDICFRTLKLTTPSFGDLNHLISATMSGVTCCLRFPGQLNSDLRKLAVNLIPFPRLHFFMVGFAPLTSRGSQQYRALTVPELTQQMWDAKNMMCAADPRHGRYLTASAMFRGKMSTKEVDEQMINVQNKNSSYFVEWIPNNVKSTVCDIPPTGLKMASTFIGNSTSIQEMFRRVSEQFTAMFRRKAFLHWYTGEGMDEMEFTEAESNMNDLVSEYQQYQDATADEEGDYEDEEEVDLQEA; translated from the exons atgcGTGAGATCCTCCACATCCAGGGCGGCCAGTGCGGCAACCAGATCGGGGCCAAGTTCTGGGAGGTGGTGTGCACGGAGCACGGCATCGACGCCACCGGCCGCTACCTCGGCGACTCGGATCTCCAGCTCGAGCGCGTCAACGTCTACTACAATGAGGCCAGTTGCGGCCGCTTCGTCCCCCGGGCCGTCCTCATGGACCTCGAGCCCGGCACCATGGACAGCGTCCGATCCGGCCCCTACGGCCAGATCTTCCGCCCGGACAACTTCGTCTTCGGCCAGTCCGGCGCCGGCAACAACTGGGCCAAGGGCCACTACACCGAGGGCGCCGAGCTCATCGACTCGGTCCTCGATGTTGTCCGCAAGGAGGCCGAGAACTGTGATTGCTTGCAAG GGTTCCAGGTTTGCCATTCCTTGGGAGGTGGAACCGGTTCAGGCATGGGCACCCTCCTCATTTCCAAGATCAGAGAAGAGTACCCAGATCGCATGATGCTCACTTTCTCCGTCTTCCCCTCGCCGAAGGTCTCCGACACCGTTGTCGAGCCTTACAATGCCACCCTCTCCGTCCACCAGCTGGTGGAGAACGCCGACGAGTGCATGGTGCTCGACAACGAAGCCCTCTACGATATCTGTTTCAGGACCCTAAAGCTCACCACTCCCAGCT TTGGTGACCTGAACCACCTCATCTCTGCTACCATGAGCGGCGTTACTTGCTGCCTTCGCTTCCCTGGGCAGCTCAACTCCGACCTGCGAAAGCTTGCCGTCAACCTCATTCCCTTCCCCCGACTCCACTTCTTTATGGTGGGGTTCGCTCCTCTAACCTCCCGCGGATCGCAGCAGTACCGTGCCCTCACGGTCCCCGAGCTCACCCAGCAGATGTGGGACGCCAAGAACATGATGTGCGCCGCCGACCCGCGCCATGGCCGCTACCTCACGGCCTCCGCCATGTTTCGCGGTAAGATGAGCACCAAGGAGGTGGATGAACAGATGATCAATGTGCAGAACAAGAACTCATCCTACTTCGTGGAGTGGATCCCCAACAATGTCAAGTCCACGGTGTGCGACATCCCCCCGACCGGTCTCAAAATGGCGTCGACGTTCATCGGGAACTCGACGTCGATACAGGAGATGTTCCGCCGTGTCAGCGAGCAGTTCACCGCCATGTTCAGGAGGAAGGCCTTCTTGCATTGGTACACGGGAGAAGGCATGGATGAGATGGAGTTCACCGAGGCGGAGAGCAACATGAACGATTTGGTGTCGGAGTACCAGCAGTACCAGGATGCGACGGCGGATGAGGAGGGTGATtatgaggatgaggaggaggtggATCTTCAGGAGGCTTGA